A window from Chitinophaga filiformis encodes these proteins:
- a CDS encoding 7-carboxy-7-deazaguanine synthase QueE — protein sequence MSTTTADIATSLQLPVMERFYTLQGEGNYQGQAAYFIRLGGCDVGCHWCDVKDSWDASRHPMIAISELVRDAAVHPGRIAVITGGEPLMHNLDALTEALHQEGFRTHMETSGSSPLSGHWDWITLSPKKFKAPLPEICGVAHELKVVIFNKTDFAWAEKYAALAGPHCKLYLQPEWDRAAQITPLIIDYIKENPKWQLSLQVHKYINVP from the coding sequence ATGTCAACAACTACAGCCGATATCGCAACATCTCTTCAGCTTCCTGTAATGGAACGTTTCTACACCCTGCAGGGTGAAGGAAACTACCAGGGCCAGGCCGCGTATTTCATACGCCTGGGTGGATGTGATGTAGGCTGCCACTGGTGCGACGTAAAAGACAGCTGGGACGCTTCCCGCCACCCGATGATCGCCATCAGTGAACTGGTACGGGATGCCGCGGTACATCCCGGCCGTATTGCCGTGATCACCGGTGGAGAACCCCTTATGCACAACCTGGACGCACTGACAGAGGCCCTGCACCAGGAAGGCTTCCGTACGCACATGGAAACGTCCGGCTCCTCCCCTCTAAGCGGGCACTGGGACTGGATCACCCTTTCCCCCAAGAAATTCAAGGCGCCTCTTCCGGAGATCTGCGGAGTGGCCCATGAGCTCAAAGTGGTGATATTCAACAAGACTGATTTCGCCTGGGCCGAAAAATATGCAGCGCTGGCAGGCCCGCACTGCAAACTCTACCTGCAGCCGGAATGGGACCGCGCTGCCCAGATCACTCCCCTGATCATTGACTACATCAAGGAGAATCCTAAATGGCAACTCTCACTGCAGGTGCATAAGTACATCAATGTACCCTAA
- the folD gene encoding bifunctional methylenetetrahydrofolate dehydrogenase/methenyltetrahydrofolate cyclohydrolase FolD: MQILDGKLVSAAVKAQLADKVTELKALGKKVPHLAAILVGNNPASETYVASKVKSCAEIGFHSTLLRFDAKISEKHLLDNITLLNENADIDGILVQLPLPKHINEELVINTIDPSKDVDGFHPMNVGKMVAGLPAYIPATPYGIMLMLEHYNIPTKGKHAVVIGRSHIVGTPMSILLSRNANPGNCTVTLTHSQTVNLKEICLQADIIVAAIGRPNFVTADMVKEGAVVIDVGINRIEDATKKSGFRLVGDVDYNAVAPKTSFITPVPGGVGPMTIAALLKNTYHASLGQKVNMN, translated from the coding sequence ATGCAAATTTTAGACGGTAAACTTGTTTCAGCGGCTGTTAAAGCCCAATTGGCAGATAAGGTAACTGAATTGAAAGCGTTGGGCAAAAAAGTCCCCCACCTGGCGGCCATCCTGGTTGGCAACAATCCGGCCAGTGAAACTTATGTGGCATCTAAGGTAAAATCCTGCGCCGAGATCGGTTTTCACTCCACTCTTTTACGCTTCGATGCGAAAATCTCTGAAAAGCATTTACTGGACAATATCACCTTGCTGAATGAAAATGCAGATATTGACGGTATCCTCGTACAACTTCCTCTTCCGAAACATATCAACGAAGAACTGGTGATCAACACCATTGATCCCAGCAAAGATGTGGATGGCTTCCATCCCATGAACGTCGGTAAAATGGTGGCAGGACTGCCTGCTTATATTCCCGCAACGCCTTATGGTATTATGCTGATGCTGGAACACTACAACATCCCTACCAAAGGGAAACATGCGGTAGTGATCGGACGCAGCCACATCGTAGGTACGCCCATGAGCATCCTGCTGAGCCGTAACGCTAATCCGGGCAACTGTACCGTAACGCTGACCCACTCCCAGACGGTAAACCTGAAAGAGATCTGTCTCCAGGCCGACATCATCGTGGCAGCTATTGGTCGTCCGAACTTTGTTACCGCCGATATGGTAAAAGAAGGAGCTGTTGTAATCGACGTAGGTATCAACCGTATTGAGGATGCTACCAAAAAGAGCGGTTTCAGACTGGTAGGCGATGTAGATTACAACGCCGTAGCACCTAAAACCAGCTTCATCACGCCGGTACCGGGCGGTGTTGGTCCGATGACCATTGCAGCATTGCTGAAAAACACCTACCACGCCTCCCTGGGCCAGAAAGTAAACATGAACTAA
- a CDS encoding OmpA family protein — translation MKRVLLLMSSCFLLCLELSAQVITYENAKKKAQKTFDDAQMAVREYRMTDAIELLKDAVRQEPGFTDAYGQMVITYAEMKQYKEAIINYETLKRLDSPSTRPAMLSYAKALAGEGRFSEALSNVTLYIQTNKTRSARAEALQKAYTFAAKAAAKPVPFKPRNMGDSINTKDPEYFPSLTIDGRTLVFTRRVNSKNEDFYVSEKDDSLGWMPAYGFGSPVNTANNEGAQNISQDGNMLVFTGCDFPGGRGSCDIYYTIRTEEGLWVEPMNMGSPINTRDWESQPSLSADRQTLYFARETADAGSEIFMSKLQPNGKWGFPERLDSNINTPGRETTPFIHPDNQTLYFASNGHEGFGDMDIFYSRRQPDGSWGPAVNLGYPINTVDEDASLIVAADGKTAYFASDRSDSRGQLDIYTFELYPEARAQRTLFVRGYVYDAKTKRRLVGNVELTDLETGKTAAVVRTDKIGNYLIPLPTGKDYAFNVNRKGYLFYSDNFSLKNKTDDSMFVRDIPLVPLDTSAVMVLYNIFFDTRQFNLKPGSEIELNRLVGLMQENPTLIVEISGHTDNVGNDKDNMILSERRAQAVVKYLVDKGIPADRLQAKGYGETLPVAENDTPGGRAANRRTEFKILKL, via the coding sequence ATGAAGAGAGTCCTTTTATTGATGAGCAGTTGCTTCCTGTTATGCCTGGAACTGAGCGCCCAGGTCATAACCTATGAGAACGCGAAGAAAAAAGCACAGAAGACTTTTGATGATGCTCAGATGGCAGTAAGGGAATACCGCATGACGGATGCTATTGAACTGCTGAAAGACGCTGTAAGACAGGAACCCGGATTTACAGACGCTTATGGACAGATGGTCATCACATACGCGGAAATGAAGCAATACAAGGAAGCCATCATCAACTACGAAACACTGAAAAGACTTGACAGCCCATCTACAAGACCGGCTATGCTATCTTATGCCAAAGCACTGGCAGGTGAAGGACGGTTCAGTGAAGCGCTGTCCAACGTTACCCTGTACATCCAGACCAACAAAACCAGAAGCGCAAGAGCAGAAGCGTTACAAAAAGCCTATACTTTCGCAGCAAAAGCTGCTGCCAAACCGGTGCCCTTCAAACCACGCAATATGGGTGACAGCATCAATACCAAGGATCCGGAATATTTCCCGTCCCTTACCATCGATGGCCGGACCCTCGTTTTCACCCGTCGTGTGAACAGCAAGAATGAAGACTTTTACGTATCCGAAAAAGACGATAGCCTCGGCTGGATGCCTGCCTATGGTTTTGGCTCGCCGGTAAATACCGCCAACAATGAAGGCGCGCAGAACATCTCGCAGGACGGGAATATGCTGGTGTTCACCGGTTGTGACTTCCCGGGAGGAAGAGGCAGCTGCGATATCTACTACACGATCAGAACAGAAGAAGGATTGTGGGTAGAACCTATGAACATGGGCTCTCCTATCAATACGCGCGACTGGGAATCGCAACCCAGTCTTTCGGCAGACAGGCAGACCCTGTACTTTGCCCGTGAGACCGCCGATGCCGGTTCGGAGATCTTCATGAGCAAGTTACAACCCAATGGTAAATGGGGCTTCCCGGAGCGACTGGATTCGAACATCAACACCCCCGGTCGCGAAACCACTCCTTTCATACATCCCGATAACCAGACCCTGTACTTTGCATCTAACGGACACGAGGGTTTTGGTGATATGGACATCTTCTATTCCCGCCGCCAGCCTGATGGCAGCTGGGGCCCTGCAGTAAATCTCGGCTACCCGATCAATACTGTTGACGAAGACGCCAGCCTGATCGTAGCCGCAGATGGTAAAACCGCTTATTTCGCCTCAGACAGATCTGACAGCCGCGGGCAACTGGACATCTACACCTTCGAGCTCTATCCGGAAGCACGTGCACAAAGAACACTCTTCGTAAGAGGTTATGTGTATGATGCAAAGACTAAACGCCGTCTCGTGGGTAACGTGGAACTGACCGACCTGGAAACAGGAAAGACTGCCGCTGTTGTACGCACAGACAAAATAGGCAACTACCTGATACCATTACCGACAGGTAAAGACTATGCCTTCAACGTAAACCGTAAAGGTTACCTGTTCTACTCAGACAATTTCTCTTTGAAAAATAAAACAGACGATTCCATGTTCGTCAGGGACATCCCCCTGGTGCCACTGGATACAAGTGCTGTAATGGTGTTGTACAACATCTTCTTTGACACCAGGCAATTCAACCTCAAGCCGGGTTCTGAAATTGAGTTGAACAGGCTTGTAGGATTGATGCAGGAAAACCCAACCCTGATCGTGGAGATCAGCGGACACACGGATAATGTCGGCAATGACAAAGACAATATGATCCTGTCTGAACGCCGTGCACAGGCCGTGGTGAAATATCTCGTGGATAAAGGCATTCCGGCAGACAGGCTGCAGGCAAAAGGTTACGGAGAGACACTCCCTGTAGCGGAGAATGATACTCCGGGAGGAAGAGCCGCAAACAGAAGAACGGAATTCAAAATATTGAAGCTGTAG
- a CDS encoding SatD family protein translates to MTSIITGDIINSRGQNDPGIWLHPLKELLGEWGKSPKTWEIFRGDSFQLEINKPWKALLAAIRIKACIRSIDKLDVRIGIGIGEKTYSAPHITESNGPVFVYSGETFEELKKQKQRLGVRSPWPELDTQLNLMFRLAAIALDKWTPATAQLVAISIANRELSQKELGDQIGRTQSTISEGQKRAHYEEVMALEHYYRKCIKECISKTHT, encoded by the coding sequence ATGACCAGCATCATTACAGGCGATATTATCAACTCAAGAGGGCAAAACGACCCTGGCATCTGGCTGCATCCTTTAAAGGAGTTATTAGGAGAATGGGGTAAATCACCCAAGACATGGGAGATATTCAGAGGGGACAGTTTCCAGCTGGAGATCAATAAACCCTGGAAAGCATTACTGGCAGCTATCCGTATCAAGGCCTGTATCAGGTCCATAGACAAGCTGGATGTCAGGATCGGCATAGGGATCGGCGAAAAAACTTACAGTGCTCCGCATATTACCGAATCAAACGGACCGGTTTTTGTTTATTCGGGGGAAACGTTTGAAGAACTAAAAAAGCAAAAGCAACGTTTAGGTGTCAGAAGCCCGTGGCCGGAACTGGATACGCAACTGAACCTGATGTTCCGGCTGGCAGCTATTGCACTCGACAAATGGACGCCGGCAACAGCACAACTTGTAGCCATATCTATTGCAAACCGTGAACTTTCACAGAAAGAGCTGGGCGATCAGATCGGACGCACACAATCTACCATCAGTGAGGGGCAGAAAAGAGCCCATTATGAGGAAGTGATGGCATTGGAACATTACTACCGAAAATGTATTAAAGAATGTATTTCAAAAACACACACATGA
- the dprA gene encoding DNA-processing protein DprA codes for MQEELRHQIALTQIPQIGDIVAKKLLGHFHSASAVFKAAKHELENIPDIGTVRAAAILEFCDYEQVDREIAYITQNNIQPVFYTSVQYPQRLRHCADSPVMLYYKGNADLNAGRIVSIVGTRAPGDYGRTVCAKLVEDLAAHKVTVVSGMAYGIDIIAHRQALLHGMPTIGVLAHGLDRIYPPQHKGTAMEMVENGGLLTEFLSDTMPDKQHFPMRNRIVAGIADATVVVESGLKGGSLITADIANSYNKDVFAIPGRVGDPHAAGCNELIRTNRAMLITGAADLLQAMGWDHHHAPKSQLNPQRELFLTLDEAEQHILTLFTGNDEKHIDQLRRESHLPGSQVTSLVLKLEMQHVLRGLPGQKYQVIN; via the coding sequence ATGCAGGAGGAATTACGCCACCAGATTGCTCTTACACAAATTCCACAAATAGGAGATATCGTTGCCAAAAAGTTACTCGGACATTTTCATTCAGCCAGCGCTGTTTTTAAAGCTGCTAAGCATGAGCTGGAAAATATTCCTGATATCGGCACTGTCAGAGCTGCCGCCATACTGGAATTCTGTGACTATGAACAGGTAGACAGAGAAATTGCCTACATCACGCAAAACAATATACAGCCGGTCTTTTATACCAGTGTCCAGTATCCGCAACGACTGAGGCATTGTGCAGATAGTCCGGTGATGCTGTATTACAAAGGCAACGCAGATCTCAACGCCGGCAGGATAGTCAGTATTGTGGGGACGCGTGCACCGGGCGATTATGGCCGGACAGTTTGCGCAAAACTGGTGGAAGATCTCGCCGCACACAAGGTGACAGTAGTCAGTGGCATGGCCTACGGTATAGACATTATCGCCCACAGGCAGGCTTTGCTCCATGGCATGCCGACCATTGGTGTCCTGGCCCATGGACTGGACCGTATCTATCCGCCGCAACATAAAGGCACTGCTATGGAGATGGTTGAAAACGGCGGGCTGCTCACCGAATTCCTCAGTGATACAATGCCCGACAAACAGCATTTCCCCATGCGTAACCGTATTGTGGCTGGTATTGCAGATGCTACTGTCGTAGTGGAAAGTGGCCTGAAAGGAGGTTCACTCATCACTGCAGATATTGCCAATAGTTACAACAAAGACGTCTTCGCCATTCCTGGCCGGGTTGGCGATCCACATGCAGCCGGCTGCAATGAACTGATCAGAACGAACCGGGCCATGCTGATTACCGGCGCAGCAGATCTTTTACAGGCGATGGGATGGGACCATCACCACGCTCCCAAAAGCCAACTTAATCCCCAGCGGGAATTGTTCCTGACCCTCGATGAGGCAGAGCAGCATATATTGACGCTTTTTACAGGGAATGACGAAAAGCATATAGATCAGCTTCGCCGGGAAAGTCACCTGCCGGGTAGCCAGGTGACCTCCCTTGTGTTAAAACTGGAAATGCAACATGTATTGAGGGGACTGCCCGGGCAGAAATACCAGGTGATAAATTAA
- the purS gene encoding phosphoribosylformylglycinamidine synthase subunit PurS: protein MTFTAHINVMPLKELLDPQGKAVMSGLKNLGINNVHDVRIGKHITLQIDAATKEEAKQLAEVACQKLLANQVMESFEVSIQ from the coding sequence ATGACGTTTACTGCACATATTAATGTGATGCCGCTGAAAGAATTACTGGACCCTCAGGGTAAGGCGGTAATGAGTGGTTTAAAGAACCTGGGCATCAACAATGTACACGACGTAAGGATTGGCAAACATATCACCTTGCAGATAGATGCTGCTACCAAAGAAGAAGCTAAACAACTGGCTGAAGTGGCCTGTCAGAAACTGCTGGCTAACCAGGTAATGGAATCTTTCGAAGTAAGCATCCAGTAA
- a CDS encoding DUF3307 domain-containing protein: MILFLQLFLAHILGDFFLQNNKWVGDKESLKWRSPYLYIHVLIHFWLILLVTWNIDNWKIAFLIMLSHLLIDGVKLQFQQAAYQRAWFFGDQLAHLAVIGMVWAFHEKITWRYADLITVKGLIICIASLFVLKPASIITKNTISRWTPNSDPGQPISAIESLKDAGEWIGFLERLMILTFILMGKWEGVGFLLAAKSVFRFGDLKEPKETKLTEYVVIGTFLSFFLAIMTGLLSSYLLSVLK, from the coding sequence ATGATACTCTTTCTGCAATTATTCTTAGCGCATATCCTGGGCGATTTCTTCCTGCAGAATAACAAATGGGTCGGTGACAAGGAATCGCTGAAATGGCGTTCCCCATACCTATATATACATGTCCTCATTCATTTCTGGCTCATATTACTGGTAACCTGGAATATCGATAACTGGAAGATCGCCTTCCTGATCATGCTTTCCCACCTGCTGATCGATGGTGTAAAACTGCAATTCCAGCAAGCTGCCTATCAGCGGGCATGGTTCTTCGGAGATCAGCTGGCTCACCTGGCGGTTATAGGTATGGTCTGGGCATTTCATGAAAAAATAACATGGCGCTATGCAGACCTCATTACTGTCAAAGGTCTTATTATATGTATCGCCTCCCTGTTCGTACTGAAACCCGCTTCTATTATTACCAAAAACACCATCTCCCGCTGGACGCCCAACAGCGATCCCGGTCAGCCTATATCAGCAATAGAATCATTAAAAGATGCCGGTGAATGGATCGGGTTCCTGGAACGGCTGATGATACTTACTTTTATACTGATGGGCAAATGGGAAGGCGTAGGCTTCCTGCTGGCCGCGAAATCCGTCTTCAGATTTGGCGACCTGAAAGAACCCAAAGAGACCAAACTGACTGAATATGTGGTGATAGGCACATTCCTGAGCTTCTTCCTTGCCATCATGACCGGGCTGCTGAGCAGCTACTTATTGTCAGTGTTAAAGTAA
- a CDS encoding 5'-nucleotidase, lipoprotein e(P4) family produces MQYKNILLTCALLAGMIACKTTQPSVSQAASSTILQPYGPAWAALWQQKAAEYKALCFQAYNIAKIRLDESLSQPATLPPAIVTDIDETILDNSPYTVHTALRGEGYADKTWMEWTAKAVADTVPGALSFLQYATSKGVHVFYITNRSETERASTLQNLQRWHFPDADNEHLFLKTTTSGKESRRQQVAQTHHIVLLMGDNLGDFAAIFDKQPVDKREQVTQQSAADFGKRFIVLPNPMYGDWLPAMFEYNYKRTPGEMDSLLRRELRDYK; encoded by the coding sequence ATGCAATACAAAAATATTTTACTCACATGTGCATTGCTTGCAGGAATGATTGCCTGTAAGACGACGCAACCATCAGTTTCACAGGCAGCATCATCCACCATTCTTCAGCCGTATGGTCCGGCCTGGGCTGCCCTCTGGCAGCAGAAAGCGGCGGAATACAAAGCCCTGTGCTTCCAGGCTTATAACATCGCGAAAATAAGATTGGATGAAAGTCTTTCGCAACCGGCTACGCTGCCGCCTGCAATTGTTACCGACATCGATGAAACCATACTGGATAACAGTCCCTATACAGTGCATACTGCTTTGAGAGGGGAAGGATATGCAGACAAAACGTGGATGGAATGGACGGCGAAAGCCGTTGCAGACACGGTGCCTGGTGCATTGTCCTTCCTGCAATATGCAACATCGAAAGGTGTACACGTGTTTTATATTACTAACCGTTCAGAAACAGAACGTGCGTCAACGTTACAGAATTTGCAACGCTGGCATTTTCCTGATGCGGATAATGAGCATCTGTTCCTGAAAACAACTACCTCAGGTAAGGAAAGCCGCCGCCAGCAAGTAGCGCAGACACATCACATCGTTTTACTCATGGGAGATAATCTGGGGGATTTCGCAGCGATATTCGATAAACAACCTGTTGATAAGCGTGAACAGGTTACACAACAATCCGCAGCTGATTTTGGTAAACGGTTTATTGTATTGCCCAACCCCATGTATGGTGATTGGTTGCCGGCGATGTTTGAATACAATTATAAGCGCACACCGGGAGAAATGGATTCATTGTTGCGAAGAGAACTGCGGGATTATAAATAA
- a CDS encoding CDP-alcohol phosphatidyltransferase family protein: MKQLPNILTLSNLFCGALAVIYILHAPQYIAEFNGVEYTITNPEPVYWASAMVVLAALFDFTDGLAARWLKLQSPFGRELDSLADVISFGLVPGLMLFRLLRSAYMRMPDVFDVSYVNLAPALLVPCFAAYRLAKFNLDTRQSENFIGIPTPAVGLLVASFPLIILYNPFNLAHWLQNIWVLYTIIALLCYLMVAEIPMLSLKFKSLQLRPNWARLVLVALSVAGIPVLKFATVPFVFVCYVLLSVMSKPSTGNAVK; this comes from the coding sequence ATGAAGCAACTACCTAACATCCTTACGCTCAGCAACCTTTTTTGCGGCGCCCTGGCCGTTATTTATATCCTGCATGCTCCGCAGTACATCGCGGAGTTCAACGGCGTAGAGTATACAATCACCAACCCGGAGCCGGTTTACTGGGCCTCTGCCATGGTGGTGCTGGCCGCTTTATTTGATTTTACCGACGGACTGGCAGCCAGGTGGCTCAAGTTGCAATCGCCTTTTGGCCGGGAGTTGGACTCCCTGGCAGATGTGATCAGTTTTGGACTGGTACCGGGACTGATGCTGTTCCGCCTCCTGCGCAGCGCTTATATGCGTATGCCCGATGTATTTGACGTGTCTTACGTGAACCTTGCGCCGGCCCTGCTGGTACCTTGTTTTGCCGCTTACAGGCTGGCGAAGTTCAACCTGGATACCCGTCAGTCGGAGAATTTTATCGGTATACCCACACCCGCGGTAGGATTGCTGGTGGCTTCCTTCCCGCTGATCATATTGTACAATCCGTTCAACCTGGCCCACTGGCTGCAGAATATCTGGGTGCTGTATACCATCATCGCCCTGTTGTGCTACCTCATGGTAGCGGAAATACCAATGCTTAGCCTGAAGTTTAAAAGTCTGCAGCTCAGGCCCAACTGGGCCCGTTTAGTGCTGGTGGCACTGTCGGTAGCAGGCATTCCTGTACTGAAATTTGCCACCGTGCCTTTTGTCTTTGTGTGCTACGTTCTGCTGTCTGTTATGTCAAAACCTTCTACCGGTAATGCCGTTAAGTAG
- a CDS encoding aminopeptidase P family protein yields MKHLPLDSQIFIKNRQRFIAEMQPQSIAIINSNDELPTNGDALHKFQQNADLYWLTGIEQEDTMVILYPDNPDPKYREVLVLVRPNELKEKWDGHRLRKDEAFAVSGISTVVWLDSLDALLQPWIHDTTNIYLNTNENNRKSSLVPVRDYRYADELRSRYPLHNYLRAAVIFKKLRAVKSAEEVKVIQHAIDITEKTFRRLLQFIRPGVWEHEIHAEILHEFLRNRADGEAYGSIIASGDRARILHYIFNNQECKDGELILMDFGAAYGGYNADLTRTVPVNGKFTARQREVYDACLHLHNYAKSILRPGMTIAKYHDMVGVEAGKQFVKIGLLKEEDIKNQDPESPAYRKYLYHGISHHLGIGVHDLGPSFHQPIPENSVMTIEPGIYIEEEKMGIRIENNVWLTAGGNVDLMKNIPITAEEIESLMKK; encoded by the coding sequence ATGAAACATTTACCATTAGACTCACAGATCTTCATAAAGAATCGCCAGCGCTTTATTGCAGAAATGCAGCCCCAGTCCATCGCTATCATCAATTCCAACGATGAGCTGCCAACCAACGGGGACGCACTTCATAAGTTCCAGCAGAATGCAGATCTGTATTGGCTGACCGGTATAGAGCAGGAGGATACGATGGTTATATTGTACCCCGATAATCCGGACCCGAAATACAGGGAAGTGCTGGTACTGGTCCGTCCTAACGAGCTCAAGGAAAAATGGGACGGTCACCGTCTGCGAAAGGATGAGGCTTTCGCTGTTTCCGGTATCTCTACGGTAGTATGGCTGGATTCCCTGGACGCTTTACTGCAGCCATGGATCCATGATACCACCAACATTTATCTCAACACCAACGAAAATAACCGCAAATCCAGCCTGGTACCTGTAAGGGATTACCGCTATGCAGATGAGCTGCGCAGCCGTTACCCCTTGCATAATTACCTGCGCGCGGCCGTTATATTTAAGAAACTGCGTGCTGTTAAGTCGGCAGAAGAAGTGAAGGTGATCCAGCACGCAATAGACATCACAGAAAAGACCTTCCGCCGTTTGTTGCAGTTTATCCGTCCTGGTGTATGGGAACATGAGATCCATGCAGAGATCCTGCATGAATTCCTGCGCAACAGGGCAGACGGAGAGGCATATGGCTCCATTATCGCCAGCGGCGACCGTGCGCGCATTCTCCACTATATATTCAACAACCAGGAATGTAAGGACGGGGAACTGATACTGATGGATTTCGGCGCTGCCTATGGTGGTTACAATGCAGACCTGACCCGTACCGTGCCTGTAAATGGTAAGTTCACCGCCCGCCAGCGGGAGGTATACGATGCCTGTCTCCATCTGCATAACTATGCGAAATCCATCCTCAGGCCGGGCATGACCATCGCGAAGTATCATGATATGGTTGGTGTGGAAGCGGGAAAACAGTTTGTGAAGATTGGTTTGCTGAAAGAGGAAGACATCAAAAACCAGGATCCCGAATCACCAGCCTATCGCAAATACCTTTACCATGGCATTTCCCACCACCTCGGAATAGGTGTACATGACCTGGGACCGTCATTCCATCAGCCCATCCCGGAAAATTCCGTGATGACAATAGAACCCGGTATCTATATTGAGGAAGAAAAAATGGGTATCCGCATAGAGAACAATGTATGGCTGACAGCGGGGGGCAATGTGGACCTCATGAAGAATATTCCGATCACTGCTGAGGAGATAGAGTCGTTGATGAAGAAATAG
- the pckA gene encoding phosphoenolpyruvate carboxykinase (ATP), with amino-acid sequence MQVSSVRNPVADLLELGIRQASHIYYQLEPAELIAQTVAAGQGTITSSGALAVNTGQFTGRSPKDKFIVKDELTASTVNWNDFNIPVNPDVFDKLYDKITRYFTGKDVWVRDGYACADPAYRLNIKVITETPWANLFAYNMFLRPAEEELDYIHPEWTVIQAPGFLADPATDGTRQGNFAMVSFSRKMIIIGGTAYTGEIKKGIFTILNYILPHEHGVLSMHCSANQGEAGDTAIFFGLSGTGKTTLSADPDRKLIGDDEHGWTAHNIFNFEGGCYAKCINLSKENEPQIFHAIREGALLENISCHPGTTEVNYADKCITENTRVSYPLHYIDNALIPSVSGIPENIFFLTCDAHGILPPISRLTPEQAMYQFISGYTARIAGTEAGITEPTTTFSTCFGAPFLPLHPVRYASMLGEKLRRHKAKVWLVNTGWIGGAYGTGQRIKLSYTRAMVAAALKGQLDRLAYKDHPVFGFSIPESCPGVPADLLDPSNTWADKAAYDKQANALGHKFVQNFEKYADQATPEILSASPRI; translated from the coding sequence ATGCAAGTCAGCAGTGTAAGGAATCCTGTTGCCGACCTATTAGAGCTAGGTATCCGGCAGGCAAGTCATATTTACTACCAACTGGAGCCGGCAGAACTGATCGCACAAACAGTAGCTGCGGGACAGGGAACAATCACCAGCAGCGGTGCGCTTGCTGTGAATACCGGCCAGTTCACCGGCAGATCTCCCAAGGACAAATTTATTGTGAAAGATGAGCTTACGGCATCTACAGTTAACTGGAATGACTTCAACATTCCGGTTAACCCTGATGTTTTTGATAAGCTGTACGACAAGATCACCCGTTACTTTACGGGTAAGGACGTATGGGTGCGGGACGGTTATGCCTGCGCCGATCCGGCTTACCGTCTGAACATCAAGGTGATCACGGAAACGCCCTGGGCCAACCTGTTTGCCTACAACATGTTCCTGCGCCCTGCTGAGGAGGAGCTGGATTATATCCACCCGGAATGGACCGTGATCCAGGCGCCGGGTTTCCTGGCAGATCCTGCTACAGACGGCACCCGCCAGGGTAATTTCGCCATGGTCAGCTTCAGCCGGAAGATGATCATCATCGGCGGAACAGCATATACAGGCGAGATCAAAAAAGGCATTTTCACCATCCTCAATTATATACTGCCTCATGAGCATGGCGTGTTGAGCATGCACTGCTCTGCCAACCAGGGAGAAGCTGGCGATACCGCTATTTTCTTCGGATTGAGCGGCACCGGCAAAACGACGCTCAGTGCGGACCCCGACCGAAAACTGATTGGCGACGATGAACATGGCTGGACGGCACACAACATCTTCAATTTTGAAGGCGGCTGTTATGCCAAGTGTATAAACCTGAGTAAAGAAAATGAGCCCCAGATATTCCATGCCATCCGTGAAGGCGCTTTGCTGGAGAATATCAGCTGCCATCCGGGCACCACAGAGGTAAACTATGCAGATAAATGCATTACGGAAAATACCCGGGTATCCTATCCGCTGCACTATATCGATAATGCCCTGATACCTTCTGTAAGCGGCATTCCCGAAAATATATTCTTCCTTACCTGCGATGCTCATGGCATATTACCGCCCATTTCCAGGCTGACGCCGGAGCAGGCCATGTACCAGTTCATTTCCGGCTACACAGCCCGGATAGCCGGTACCGAAGCGGGCATTACCGAACCTACAACTACTTTCAGCACCTGCTTTGGCGCTCCTTTCCTGCCACTTCATCCGGTAAGGTATGCATCGATGCTGGGAGAGAAATTACGCCGCCACAAAGCAAAAGTATGGCTGGTCAACACCGGCTGGATAGGAGGCGCATACGGCACAGGACAGCGCATTAAACTGTCTTATACCCGTGCCATGGTAGCGGCGGCCCTGAAAGGACAGCTTGACAGGCTGGCATATAAGGATCATCCGGTGTTCGGCTTCTCCATTCCCGAATCATGTCCGGGTGTACCTGCAGACCTGCTGGACCCGAGTAATACCTGGGCCGACAAGGCAGCATATGATAAGCAGGCTAATGCACTGGGACATAAGTTTGTACAGAATTTTGAGAAATATGCCGACCAGGCAACGCCGGAAATTTTATCTGCATCTCCAAGAATTTAA